From Pseudoalteromonas viridis, the proteins below share one genomic window:
- a CDS encoding helix-turn-helix domain-containing protein, with protein MTNHVAACGQMKVARLAQEPHGTHSESVLSFIRSGSLDMLHGETFTATEGMFVLVPGGMPHTLLSGSDLHVHWMSFCPDCLGLEPGSALLQPFQQVRLGALPALTLSTERIEFVQTLYQQFELALAQSLPLEVMKSFVFLLLHEVSLAQQPVSWRAGMHPKVVAALSYIESQGLQPVSLQSVADAVFVSAPYLATLFKRETGYSVGQWLTKKRLGEACNRLMHTHTPIAVLVEELGWSDPTHFIRQFKAAYGVTPALWRRQHNHKGEAD; from the coding sequence ATGACCAATCATGTTGCAGCCTGTGGTCAGATGAAAGTGGCCAGGCTGGCGCAGGAGCCACACGGCACACACAGCGAAAGTGTTTTGAGCTTTATCCGTTCGGGCTCGCTGGATATGTTACACGGGGAGACCTTCACGGCCACCGAGGGGATGTTTGTACTGGTGCCCGGCGGGATGCCACATACTTTATTGTCGGGGTCCGACTTACACGTTCACTGGATGAGCTTTTGCCCAGATTGTCTGGGGCTTGAACCTGGATCTGCTTTATTGCAGCCTTTTCAGCAGGTGCGGCTGGGCGCTTTACCCGCATTAACCTTATCGACCGAACGTATTGAATTTGTTCAGACCTTATATCAGCAATTTGAACTGGCGCTTGCGCAATCTTTGCCGCTGGAAGTCATGAAAAGCTTTGTGTTTTTGCTGTTGCACGAAGTGTCACTGGCGCAGCAGCCTGTGAGCTGGCGTGCGGGTATGCACCCTAAAGTGGTCGCGGCATTGTCCTACATAGAAAGCCAGGGGCTACAGCCGGTGTCGTTACAAAGTGTGGCCGACGCTGTGTTTGTTAGCGCGCCGTATTTGGCAACTTTGTTTAAGCGTGAAACAGGTTATTCGGTGGGTCAGTGGCTGACTAAAAAGCGCCTTGGTGAGGCGTGTAACCGGCTAATGCATACCCACACACCCATTGCGGTTTTGGTCGAAGAGCTGGGCTGGTCTGATCCCACCCATTTTATTCGCCAGTTTAAGGCGGCTTACGGGGTGACACCCGCACTGTG